The genomic stretch CAAACAGCGCAAGTCTGCTTTTTAGAATCAATTAAAACTTTGTAATCACTTTAGATGGGGCACTTGTATTTGAGAAACAAACCAATGTTGAGTCTTTTCTTTCATGATAAACAGGCCTATTCACCTctaaattacagaaacaacGTATTTGGTTCTGATCTCTCAAGGAATCTGAATATCCAACACAACTGCACCGTCAAGATCAGCAAAGCAGGTTCCTACCATTTGGTCAGCGAGTAATAGGACTGTCTCGAGACTAAATTTCCTTGaacaaaaactgaagagatCTTCAAGACTCGGTCCAAACGGCTCCATCACCATTCCATTGTAGTCCCCTTCAGCTCCACACCACTTAATTGTGGGAACGCACactagagaaaaagaaacagtttatcCAGTATAACAATTTGATTTATATACAAATCTTCAAGGCTCCTAAGATGAATTCTAAGAGGGTCACGACTGTGACTGTTTGTACTCACAGTGAAGCTCAATATTTGATGCAACCGTCAGccaagaaaaaggtgaaaaactcACCATCGCTGAACATTTCATCATCTGTAAGCTGCCCACCCTTAGCATAAAGGACTCcaaatttaaaattcacaggtccctgagaaataaaaccaaatagtACAGGATAAACAGACAATCAAACAAAAGACCTAAAACAATGTTTCCTCTAAGGACTTTTTTATACATCTTTTGTATACGCCCTACACACGGGAATATACACTTCATACCAGCTCTATTGCATGCTCAAGTAGCAGATACCtaataatttacttttgatCACAGATTATGAATTTTACGATAGCACTAAGTTGCTCATCTATTAATAGGATATATTATGCCGGTGCTTTAAATGATTTTCCATCTCATATTTGCAcagaaataccacatttttttactgcaatAAGCAATCGATACTGAAGTTGTTATAAGTCACTAAGTAAGTGCTAGGAGTGAAAAGTTTACATTTACCTCTTGCTCTTCAAGAGCAAATAAATCCTGTAAACAAATCAATATCTTTAGCACACTGGTACTGAAGACAGCACAAAACCCCCTGGAACATACTCgtatatttgtttaatttcaaagtaGCCAGTTCAACCCATAAAGACAGCTTATTTTGTAACTGTAACCCTACTCCTCATTACTATCCTGCTACCGAAAGGAACAAACCACTAGCATTTACACCTAACgacttatttttccagaaaagaataaaaagccacaaccaaacaaaaaaaaagaagtcgCCTCCTACCTTCTGTATCTCAGGATGAAAAATTTCCCTCGGGCTCTTCCCAAATTTGTCAAGactcacagcactgaaatgcaaacGAAATACTGCTTTATAGGAGAGCAAATATACATTTCAACATTAAACTGCTAACTGGCTGTAGTTAGAACCGATTTCAAAAAGAATTGTTCAAAGAGCCTTGCTGACGTGGAATTTTTTGTGGAAGAGCCATTTATTTCCCACAATACTAACCTCTAAGACTTCCTAaacttcttttggattttaaaaacagaaataaacctgATCTCCGTGCAGGGTCCTAGTTAAGTGTACTGCATTTACTTGTaaagcacagaattttattCCATCATCCTTCACTTTGGCTTTATACATAATCCTTGTGAGCATTTTAGGAAGACTCAATAACCTATTCTATTTCATAAGCTTCTCTTCtatctcttttaaaataattctggcATGTCAAATGAAAAACGAGTTGTTCAGCATCAAGTTCACACCCCAAAGATCCACAAGCAAGATCAACTGCCTCAGTCAACAGAAATACCTAGTTTATAGCATTTCTTCCTAACTCATGTTTCTACATGACTATTATTTTTGCCCATTTTTTCCCTAGCATGAATTTCTGGAGCTGCGCAGCATGCCACGGAGTGCCAAATGCAGTCTGTCTGAGGCACACTGAGCTGACACGGAGGTCACATCTGATGCACCTTTCCATCATTGCTTATGCTAGGTCACCATGCGGACAGGAGTTCCCATAGTTccctttgaaattaaaatgctagacttaatttacaaaaaagcagGTTTATCGTGTAACTGAAGTTCTTTGAGATAGTCGGTACCTAGACTCACGCTGGCTGTGAACAGGGTGAAATGGCAAAGGGCTATCAACCAGGCCCAAGGGAAGGCTCAAAGGCTGTAAAAGCTGAAGAATAGTCAGGGAAGGGATTTTAGCCCGAGCCCAAGCAGGCAAAAGGAGATGACATtagtcctgctgcctgcaggtgtgtgggaaaatcaccttgaggGGCGGGAATTCGACAAAATTGCGTCCTAACAGAAGCGTAGTATTACGGAAAgcttttttagggtaaaatacagctatggccttcaggatggttggcatgcacagaatcCGTATCACCACAGTGCCCTAAGCAACACCTCCTGGCAGCTCAGCGCACGCGGATAGTGGTGACGGAGGACGGTGCGGAGTGGAGACACCACGGCCAGGCCGTcgtgctccctgcaggaaagGGAACCAGGTGGCACCACACAGCCGATAAGCTGCACACCAGCTGGCACACGAAGAATCCAGGAGATGTCTGTGGCTGAGCCAACCGTTATggtgaaattactttcctcagcTGAAATAATCCCATTGTAATACTAACGCACACCTCCACCTCAAAGCTgcctgcctccaaggtactactaCACCTCGCTGGGCACACACCACCAGTTAGTAACAACAATATGCATGACCAAAGTCACTCAAGCTCTGCCTAGATGTGATGAAAATGGACCGGTCCTGAACTGAAACGAGTCCaaaggggggggcggggggattGTCTAAACTCCTCGGTTACCCAACTCTGATTCAGTGTTCACAAAGCTAGGTCAAGCGGACTCACTCTCTACAGTTGTTATGCAGGGACTTCTCACCAAGGTAGTCAGCCTTGGGgaggatgagaaacaaagaacaggcAGTGAAAACAATGCCATTACctaagttatgcagaaagaaaccttcaagtgaggaaagttctggctaCGAGAGGAAACGGGATGATAAagtgttgcaatccactgacatcaacagaaaattagttgaaaataagacaaagatAATTGCCTTATTCTTAGCGGGAGATCACAACCTCCAACTCAAACAGCCCCACCAAAGGAGGGCAAAACCCCGCCTGAGGAGCATGCGTAGTTAGCAgagaacttcagcagtgctatcTGGGGATACGTACTAATTTGTATTAGAAGCCAGAAACTTGTAACTAATCCTGtgtatgaaaatgaatatgcaatgtactatgaagtataaGAAGTGGACAGATGAAGGGAGAAattagggaagactccatcgGAACTTCTGGGATCCGTCgatgggctgaacctgtcttctcccccgTAGGGACACCTATCGGGTAAGAGCTCTGTTTTGTGCATGCTAAATAACTAACTCATGCTAGCTGTTATTAGCGATTAGAATTCAGTTGTATGTAGTTGTATGTAATTCAAAGCTTGGTTTTGCAGACAGGCCCTATCACTGGCAATCACAAACCTTAAATTGTCACGATTTCCTATTAATAAGGAGTGTTATTCCGTGAACTGTTGGTGCGAGTCCTTTGTGGGCGCTGGCAGTTGCCGGCAGCGGGTAACACATTCAAACAAAGTGGGAAGACCCGCTGAGGGGTCCCCCTAATGCTGCTAGTGTGCCACCCTGAACAAGTCAGTCGATTTGCCCTTCGATCCAGTGGGACTTTTCAGTGAAGGGTCTGACAGACTGGTCGGGAACAAGggtctcagct from Falco rusticolus isolate bFalRus1 unplaced genomic scaffold, bFalRus1.pri scaffold_235_arrow_ctg1, whole genome shotgun sequence encodes the following:
- the LOC119142095 gene encoding casein kinase I homolog 3-like, producing MLRSSRNSCAVSLDKFGKSPREIFHPEIQKDLFALEEQEGPVNFKFGVLYAKGGQLTDDEMFSDVCVPTIKWCGAEGDYNGMVMEPFGPSLEDLFSFCSRKFSLETVLLLADQMVGTCFADLDGAVVLDIQIP